In Fusobacterium perfoetens, one genomic interval encodes:
- a CDS encoding DUF2273 domain-containing protein: MLEDMIVSFIENRKKIFGAVAGFIIAVLLVEYGLISTIFILLVTYLGYRIGDSTVIKKIKKKIIERLQD; the protein is encoded by the coding sequence ATGCTGGAAGATATGATAGTTTCTTTTATAGAAAACAGAAAAAAAATATTCGGTGCTGTTGCAGGATTTATAATCGCTGTCCTTTTAGTTGAGTATGGATTAATTTCTACAATTTTCATACTTTTAGTTACTTATCTTGGTTACAGAATAGGAGACAGCACTGTTATTAAAAAAATAAAAAAGAAAATAATTGAAAGATTACAAGATTAA
- the amaP gene encoding alkaline shock response membrane anchor protein AmaP yields MLRKVIFFFAWLGIFVLSIVGIVYVAVPGFLVKFNIDGFMWNAAVVVISLIYLFISLLKFTSLFSKEEGYVIKNENGEVRISIDSIKNIIKEILNRDKDVRNVKIICGRKGKKHTVTIYMDMETNKSIAEKTSEIQNAVKYELQDKLQLDVNVVEVKIKKLSLKNSPNA; encoded by the coding sequence ATGCTTAGAAAAGTTATATTCTTTTTTGCATGGTTAGGGATATTTGTTCTATCAATTGTAGGAATTGTTTATGTAGCAGTTCCTGGATTTCTTGTTAAATTCAATATAGATGGATTTATGTGGAATGCAGCTGTTGTTGTTATTTCACTTATATATCTTTTTATATCTCTTTTAAAATTTACTTCACTTTTTTCTAAAGAAGAAGGTTATGTTATAAAAAATGAAAACGGAGAAGTAAGAATCTCTATTGATTCTATAAAAAATATTATAAAAGAGATTTTAAACCGTGACAAAGATGTAAGAAATGTAAAAATAATCTGCGGCAGAAAAGGTAAAAAACATACTGTTACTATTTATATGGACATGGAAACTAACAAAAGTATTGCTGAAAAAACTTCTGAAATACAAAATGCTGTTAAATATGAACTTCAAGACAAACTTCAACTTGATGTAAATGTTGTTGAAGTTAAAATCAAAAAACTTTCATTAAAAAACAGCCCTAATGCATAA